From Fluviicola sp., the proteins below share one genomic window:
- the apaG gene encoding Co2+/Mg2+ efflux protein ApaG, whose translation MTQITALTEGVLIRVSTQFRADVSQTTDSSYFFSYRIDIENQNQFTVQLLHRDWFIFDSLNPTMHVSGEGVVGQQPILESGELYQYTSGCELKSEMGSMHGFYTFKNMDTGQLFKVDIPVFQLNFPGKLN comes from the coding sequence ATGACACAGATTACCGCGCTTACGGAAGGAGTTTTGATCCGGGTTTCGACTCAGTTTCGGGCAGATGTTTCTCAAACAACGGACTCAAGCTATTTCTTCAGCTATCGAATTGATATTGAAAACCAAAATCAATTCACCGTTCAATTGCTTCACCGCGATTGGTTTATTTTTGATTCTTTGAATCCTACCATGCACGTAAGTGGTGAGGGAGTTGTTGGTCAACAACCTATTCTGGAGTCGGGAGAATTATACCAATACACCAGCGGATGCGAATTGAAATCCGAAATGGGTTCCATGCATGGATTCTATACGTTCAAAAACATGGATACAGGCCAGCTTTTCAAAGTGGATATTCCTGTTTTTCAATTGAATTTCCCGGGAAAATTGAATTAA
- the paaE gene encoding 1,2-phenylacetyl-CoA epoxidase subunit PaaE — MTPKFHPLVVQDIRKETDDTVSIAFEIPSELTDEYQFISGQYITIRKIIDGEELRRSYSICATPHDGELRVAVKRVDDGRFSSWATSDLKVGETLDVMTPSGHFQLVPDIAATRNYALFAAGSGITPIISIAKTILANEPMSTVTLVYGNRGFASIIFREELEALKNKFINRFQLIHVLSRESLGNPLQKGRIDKEKVELIGRTLLRGENIDAVYSCGPEEMIHAVKNAMMESGVPENKIHFELFGTKTAGSQAKIVVPKDQDVLAKVTIILDGDRIEVDLNTAGTSILEAGYAAGADLPFACKGGVCCTCKAKIIEGSAVMDVNYALEKDEVEAGYILTCQAHPTSEKLTVSFDD; from the coding sequence ATGACTCCGAAGTTTCATCCTTTAGTTGTTCAAGATATCAGAAAGGAAACTGATGACACTGTTTCCATTGCATTTGAGATTCCATCCGAACTGACTGACGAATACCAATTTATTTCCGGTCAGTACATTACGATCCGTAAAATCATCGACGGTGAAGAATTGAGAAGATCATATTCGATTTGTGCTACACCGCATGACGGTGAACTGAGAGTTGCTGTTAAGCGTGTAGATGACGGTCGTTTTTCATCGTGGGCAACATCGGATTTGAAAGTCGGGGAAACGTTGGATGTGATGACACCAAGCGGACATTTCCAATTGGTTCCTGATATTGCGGCAACCCGGAATTATGCACTTTTTGCGGCGGGAAGCGGGATCACTCCGATCATTTCGATTGCAAAAACTATCCTGGCAAACGAACCGATGAGTACTGTCACACTGGTTTACGGAAACAGAGGTTTTGCAAGCATCATTTTCAGAGAAGAATTAGAAGCATTAAAAAATAAATTCATCAACCGTTTTCAGCTGATCCATGTTCTAAGCCGCGAAAGTTTGGGAAATCCTTTGCAAAAAGGGCGTATCGACAAAGAAAAGGTGGAATTGATCGGGCGGACTTTGCTTCGCGGAGAAAACATCGATGCGGTATACAGCTGCGGACCGGAAGAAATGATCCACGCTGTTAAAAACGCCATGATGGAATCCGGAGTTCCGGAAAACAAGATTCATTTTGAACTTTTCGGAACAAAAACAGCCGGTTCACAGGCAAAAATTGTAGTGCCGAAAGACCAGGACGTACTGGCAAAAGTGACTATCATTTTGGATGGAGACCGTATCGAAGTAGATTTGAACACTGCAGGAACATCTATCCTGGAGGCAGGTTATGCAGCAGGTGCAGATCTGCCGTTCGCTTGTAAAGGCGGCGTTTGCTGTACGTGTAAAGCGAAAATTATTGAAGGAAGTGCAGTAATGGATGTCAATTATGCACTGGAGAAAGATGAAGTGGAAGCAGGTTACATCCTAACTTGCCAGGCTCACCCGACCTCCGAAAAATTAACAGTATCATTTGACGATTAA
- a CDS encoding 2Fe-2S iron-sulfur cluster-binding protein gives MGLFSKFKKDSGAKKVRSGMVTVANNERITAVGSRIHFEIPADLKDQFVYEPGQYINVHVTLNGTKHTRSYSICSGPNEKNLAVAVKAIDKGLVSNYLVNELKAGDQIELDFPMGNFKLDQKAPNIVCFAAGSGITPFMSFAKSLGQNQKMRLIYGNSKMDTAFFMDEIKAFPNVNSTFFFSQEKNEGHQEGRLDKHHVSELIKAELPLLRADGFYICGPEEMIMGIQEVLGVFGVPKEKIHFELFTTPVLMKQEETTVVGTFTGVSQISAILDGEIQRIELATNGKSILDALDQSGMDVPYSCKGGVCCTCKAKILEGSAQMNINYALTDEEVKEGYILTCQAHPTSEVLKLDFDV, from the coding sequence ATGGGGTTATTTTCCAAATTCAAAAAAGATTCCGGGGCGAAAAAAGTTCGTTCGGGAATGGTTACGGTAGCAAATAACGAACGTATCACAGCTGTTGGAAGCCGGATTCATTTCGAAATTCCTGCGGATTTAAAAGATCAGTTTGTGTATGAGCCCGGGCAATATATCAATGTTCATGTAACGCTGAACGGAACAAAACACACGCGTTCCTATTCTATTTGCAGCGGACCGAATGAGAAAAACCTGGCAGTTGCAGTAAAAGCAATTGACAAGGGATTGGTTTCAAACTATTTGGTAAACGAATTAAAAGCAGGAGATCAGATTGAATTGGATTTTCCCATGGGAAATTTCAAATTGGATCAAAAGGCTCCAAACATTGTCTGTTTCGCAGCAGGAAGTGGTATTACACCATTTATGTCTTTTGCCAAATCATTGGGACAGAACCAAAAAATGCGTTTGATCTACGGAAATTCCAAAATGGATACGGCATTTTTCATGGATGAAATCAAGGCATTTCCGAACGTTAATTCTACTTTTTTCTTCAGTCAGGAGAAAAATGAAGGGCATCAGGAAGGAAGATTGGACAAGCACCACGTCAGTGAATTGATTAAAGCAGAATTACCCCTTTTGAGAGCCGACGGATTCTACATCTGTGGCCCGGAAGAAATGATCATGGGAATCCAGGAAGTATTGGGGGTTTTTGGAGTTCCAAAAGAAAAGATTCATTTCGAATTGTTTACGACTCCTGTTTTGATGAAGCAGGAAGAAACTACGGTTGTCGGTACTTTCACCGGCGTTTCCCAGATTAGCGCTATTCTCGACGGAGAAATTCAGCGCATTGAGTTGGCTACAAACGGAAAAAGTATCCTGGATGCCTTGGATCAATCCGGAATGGATGTTCCATATTCCTGCAAAGGAGGTGTTTGCTGTACCTGTAAGGCAAAAATCCTGGAAGGAAGTGCCCAGATGAACATCAATTACGCTTTAACGGATGAGGAAGTGAAGGAAGGGTATATTTTGACCTGCCAGGCACATCCGACCAGCGAAGTTTTAAAATTGGATTTTGATGTCTGA
- a CDS encoding SDR family oxidoreductase yields the protein MSENVLVIGASRGIGKELVKQFADKGLETFGFARSLQTRSENNIRYIHLDLLSPTVKSDFEKAISGIDQIDYLIHNAGFIAVKPFLELTREDIHNCYQVNVMSVMEITQICIPKMKPGGHIVMISSIGGFQGSSKFPGLAAYSTSKAALVSLTELLAEEFKNSGIAINCLCLGAVQTEMMEEAFPGYKAPHQPDEIAAFIVDFALNNGKYFHGKIIPVSVSNP from the coding sequence ATGTCTGAAAATGTCCTCGTAATCGGAGCTAGCCGCGGAATCGGTAAAGAATTGGTTAAGCAATTTGCCGACAAGGGGCTTGAAACATTTGGTTTTGCCAGAAGTCTGCAAACCCGTTCTGAAAACAATATCCGTTACATTCATCTGGACCTTTTGAGCCCGACCGTTAAATCGGATTTCGAAAAGGCTATTTCCGGAATTGATCAGATCGATTACCTGATCCACAATGCCGGTTTTATAGCTGTCAAACCATTCCTGGAATTAACCCGCGAAGACATTCACAATTGTTACCAGGTAAACGTCATGTCAGTAATGGAAATTACGCAGATCTGCATCCCGAAAATGAAACCGGGCGGGCATATTGTCATGATCTCTTCCATCGGAGGTTTCCAGGGAAGCTCAAAATTCCCGGGATTAGCAGCTTATTCGACCTCCAAAGCCGCTTTGGTTTCACTGACAGAGTTATTGGCTGAAGAATTCAAGAATTCGGGAATCGCAATCAACTGTTTATGTTTGGGAGCAGTTCAAACCGAAATGATGGAAGAAGCCTTTCCGGGATACAAAGCTCCGCATCAGCCGGATGAGATTGCAGCATTCATTGTAGATTTCGCCCTGAATAACGGAAAGTACTTTCATGGGAAAATTATTCCTGTGAGTGTCTCCAATCCTTAA